Genomic segment of Truepera radiovictrix DSM 17093:
CGCGGCGCGCACCCCGAGGGGCGAGCCGAACGCGCGCAGGGCGCGCAGCAGCGCCCGTTTGGCGCCGGGTCGCCGAACGAGCTCGAGGGTCTCGCGCACGCGCGCGCGCGTCGCAAACCGCGGGTCGTAGAAGATGCAGCGCAGGGCGATCTCGGCGGCGAGCCGGTCGAGGGCGAGGCACAGCTCGCCGACGCCGGGCAGCGCCAGCAGGCGCAGCAGCCAGAGGAGCCCGCGGCCAAAGCCCGCAGAGCCCGCGAGCACGAGTTTGGCGACGCGCTCCGGGTAGTCGGCCGCGAAGCGCAGCGCGACGGCGCCGCCGAGCGAGTTGCCGATCACAGCGAGCGGCCGGTGCTCCCCGACCGCGTCCAAAAATGCCTTGGCAAAGTGCGCAAAGTCGCCCAGAGCGGCGTACGCGTCGCGCGACGCGGCGTTAAACTGCGCGAGGTCGAGGGCGTAGACGCGGTGGTGCGCCCCCAGCGGCGCTAGCGTCGCGGACCAGTCCTCGAGGCTGCGGCTGAGGCCGTGCAGCAGCAGCACGGGCGACCCCTCGCCGAGGGCGAGGTAGCGGGTGCGGTGGCCGAGCACGTCCGCAAAGCGCGCGGGCACCGCGAGGCTCGGGCGTGGCCGGTCAAGGGTGCGGGAAGGCCCCTTCATAAGCCCCAATCATACGGTCCATAAGGGCGTCCATGCGCGCATCGACGCGCCCCCGCGCGGGGTCGGCGTCAAACCAGGCGATGATCTCCTCGGCGCCCCTGGCAAACGGCACCGTCGCCCGGTACTCGGGCACGGCGCGCTTGATCTTGGTGTTGTCGAAGACCATGCTGTGCGCTTTGTCCCCCAGGAGCCCGGCACCCCACTCGGCGTCAAAAGCGGCGATCAGCTCCGAGGGCAGGTGCACGACCCGCGCCTCGGTCCCCGCCGCGCGCGCCACGAGGTCAACGATCTGGTTCCAGGTGAGGACCTCGTCCGAGGTGATGTGAAACGCCTCGCCGAGCGCCTGTGGGTTGCCGAGGAGCCCGACGAAGCCGAGCGCGAAGTCGCGGTGGTGGGTCAGCGTCCAGAGGGAGGTGCCGTCGCCGTGGACGATCACCTTCGCGCCGCGGCGCATCCGGTCGAGAACGGTGTAGCCGCCGTCGAAGGGTAGGAGCGTCCGGTCGTAGGTGTGCGACGGCCGGACGATGGTCATGGGGAAGCCCTCGTCGCGGTAGGCCTGTGTGAGACGTTCCTCGCAGGCGATCTTGCCCTGCGCGTAGCGCCAGTAGGGGTTGCGGAGCGGGGTCGACTCGGTGATTGGCAGGCGCTGCGGCGGCGTCTGGTACGCCGAGGCCGAGCTGATAAAGACGTACTGCCGGGTGCGGTCCCGAAAGAGCGCCAGGTCGGCCTCGAGGTGTTCGGGGGTAAAGGCGATCCAGTTGACCACCGCGTCGAAGACCCGAAACCCCAAGCCGCCGAGCGCCGCCTCGACGGAGGCCGGGTCGCGAACGTCGCCTTGCAGCAGCGTCGCGCCCTCTGGGACGGGCCGCGCCGTCCGGCCGCGGTTCAGCACGTAGAGCTCGACGCCGCGCTCGGCGGCGAGCTGCGAACAAGCCGAGCTGATGACGCCGGTACCGCCGAGGAACAGAACCCTCACGAACCCCCCTCCGCGCGCTTCACGCTAGCTCCCCTGCCGCACGGGGCGTAAGCTGCGCCGTCAGCCACGCGGTGAGCGCGTCTAGGTCCGCTAGCACGAAGTCCGGTTGCACCTCGGAGCGCGCTAAGTCCTCGTGGCGGGTGATCCCGGTGAGCACGAGCGCGGTCTTGAGCCCCGCCGCCTGCGCCCCGACGACGTCGGTGTCCAGGCGGTCGCCGACCATCAGCGCCCGCTCGGGGGGGACGCGGAGGCGGCGCAGCGCCTCGTCGAACAGCGCCCGGTGGGGTTTGCCGACCACCGTGGGCGGCGTGCCCGTCGCCTGCGTGATAACGCTCAAGACGGCCCCCGCCCCCGGCAGCGGCCCCCGTTCGGACGGGTAGGTGCGGTCGCCGTTGGTGGCGACGAAGGCCGCCCCCCCCCGGACGAGCAAGCTGGCGGTCGCGAGCAGCTCGTAGGAGAGGTTGTGCGTGGTGAGCCCCCCGACGACTACCGGCGGCGAGGCGCCGGCGCGCACCTCGTCGGGCCCGACGACGTCAAAACCCGCCTCTAGGAGCGCTTCGTGAAGCCCCCGCTCGCCGACGGCGTAGACGGGGGTGCCCGCGGGGAAGCGCTCCCGCAAGTACCCGACGGCGGCGCCCGGCGAGGTGAGGATCTGCTCGGGCGCCACCGTCACGCCGAAGCGCTGCAGCTTCGCTTCGTACTGCGCGGGCGTTTTGGTGGCGTTGTTGGTCGCCAGCACGAAGGGCAGCTGCAGCGCCCAGAGCGTGCGAAACAGCTCCTGAAGTCCGGGCAGGGGCGTCTCGCCGTGCCAGAGCACCCCGTCCATGTCCAGGATGATCCCTGAGATGGTCATGGGGGAGTTTACCCCGTTTACCTTGGGCGCTGCGGGGCGTGAGGGGTTTGAGGCGGGGCGCGCCGGGTGAGGACGCCCCGACCATTCGGAAACCATTGACAAAATGCGCCAGGATATGTTAACGTTCACACTGAGGTCAACGACAACAGGAACCTTGGAGGAGGCGGTATGAGGGCACGTCGGTCGGTTTTGGTCGCGTTCGTAGGGCTCTGGCTAGGTGCGGCGGCGGCACAAGAGACGGGTTACGTGGGGATTGCGATGCCGACGCAGTCCTCCTCGAGGTGGATCTCCGACGGGCAGAGCATGGTGGCGTTCTTTGAGGAGAAAGGTTACCGCACCGATCTGCAGTACGCCGAGGACAACATCCCCAACCAACTCGCGCAGATCGAGAACATGATCGTCAAGGGCGTGGACGTGCTCGTGATCGCCGCGATCGACGGCACGACGCTCTCGGACGCGCTCGCGCAGGCGGCCGACCAGGGCATCCGCGTGATCGCCTACGACCGCCTCATCCGCGACTCGCCCAACGTCGACTACTACGCCACTTTCGACAACTTCCAGGTCGGCGTGCTGCAGGGGACCTATATCGTGGAGGCGCTCGGGCTCGAGAGCGGCGAAGGACCCTTTAACATCGAGCTCTTCGGCGGCTCACCGGACGACAACAACGCCTACTTCTTCTACGACGGCGCCATGTCGGTGCTGCAACCCTACATCGACAACGGGCAGCTCGTGGTGCGGAGCGGCCAGATGGGCATGAACCAGGTCTCGACGCTGCGCTGGAGCGGCTCGGCCGCGCAAGCCCGGATGGACAACCTGCTGAGCGCCTTCTACACCGACGCGCGCGTCGACGCGGTGCTCTCCCCCTACGACGGCCTCAGCATCGGGATCATCTCCTCGCTTAAGGGCGTCGGCTACGGTTCGGACGACCTGCCCATGCCCATCATCACCGGGCAAGACGCTGAGATCCCGTCCGTCAAGGCGATTTTAGCGGGCGAGCAGTCCTCGACGGTGTTTAAAGACACCCGCGAGCTCGCTCGGGTCACGACCGAGATGGTCGACGCGCTGCTGGCCGGCGAAGAGGTGCCGGTCAACGACACCGAGACCTACGACAACGGCGTCAAGGTGGTGCCCTCGTACCTGCTCGAGCCCGTCATCGTCGACGCCTCGAACTGGGAAGCGGTGCTCGTCGAGAGCGGCTACTACACGCGCGACCAGCTCGAGTA
This window contains:
- a CDS encoding SDR family oxidoreductase — protein: MRVLFLGGTGVISSACSQLAAERGVELYVLNRGRTARPVPEGATLLQGDVRDPASVEAALGGLGFRVFDAVVNWIAFTPEHLEADLALFRDRTRQYVFISSASAYQTPPQRLPITESTPLRNPYWRYAQGKIACEERLTQAYRDEGFPMTIVRPSHTYDRTLLPFDGGYTVLDRMRRGAKVIVHGDGTSLWTLTHHRDFALGFVGLLGNPQALGEAFHITSDEVLTWNQIVDLVARAAGTEARVVHLPSELIAAFDAEWGAGLLGDKAHSMVFDNTKIKRAVPEYRATVPFARGAEEIIAWFDADPARGRVDARMDALMDRMIGAYEGAFPHP
- the chvE gene encoding multiple monosaccharide ABC transporter substrate-binding protein: MRARRSVLVAFVGLWLGAAAAQETGYVGIAMPTQSSSRWISDGQSMVAFFEEKGYRTDLQYAEDNIPNQLAQIENMIVKGVDVLVIAAIDGTTLSDALAQAADQGIRVIAYDRLIRDSPNVDYYATFDNFQVGVLQGTYIVEALGLESGEGPFNIELFGGSPDDNNAYFFYDGAMSVLQPYIDNGQLVVRSGQMGMNQVSTLRWSGSAAQARMDNLLSAFYTDARVDAVLSPYDGLSIGIISSLKGVGYGSDDLPMPIITGQDAEIPSVKAILAGEQSSTVFKDTRELARVTTEMVDALLAGEEVPVNDTETYDNGVKVVPSYLLEPVIVDASNWEAVLVESGYYTRDQLE
- a CDS encoding alpha/beta fold hydrolase — protein: MKGPSRTLDRPRPSLAVPARFADVLGHRTRYLALGEGSPVLLLHGLSRSLEDWSATLAPLGAHHRVYALDLAQFNAASRDAYAALGDFAHFAKAFLDAVGEHRPLAVIGNSLGGAVALRFAADYPERVAKLVLAGSAGFGRGLLWLLRLLALPGVGELCLALDRLAAEIALRCIFYDPRFATRARVRETLELVRRPGAKRALLRALRAFGSPLGVRAAWRRELAQRLAAHPVPMLVVWGERDRILPVRHLQRVRRLYPHARTHLFRNTGHAPQLERAAAFNRLVLEFLAEAALPDAPKARGRAAGV
- a CDS encoding HAD-IIA family hydrolase; translated protein: MTISGIILDMDGVLWHGETPLPGLQELFRTLWALQLPFVLATNNATKTPAQYEAKLQRFGVTVAPEQILTSPGAAVGYLRERFPAGTPVYAVGERGLHEALLEAGFDVVGPDEVRAGASPPVVVGGLTTHNLSYELLATASLLVRGGAAFVATNGDRTYPSERGPLPGAGAVLSVITQATGTPPTVVGKPHRALFDEALRRLRVPPERALMVGDRLDTDVVGAQAAGLKTALVLTGITRHEDLARSEVQPDFVLADLDALTAWLTAQLTPRAAGELA